A single Desulfovibrio gilichinskyi DNA region contains:
- a CDS encoding contractile injection system protein, VgrG/Pvc8 family codes for MGLTHKPAYRVEADGSDITEAIRENLISLTITDEAGVKSDSLSISLHDKGYRLPKAGGQLKVWLGYGEAATYMGLFVSDEITLSGPPDKMCIKAAGAPQEKSKAYYHLQTQKTRSWLPQTIGALVATVSADHGLDPAVASDLSGVGLPHIDQINESDMHLLTRIAKDHDAIAKANGGKLVFAHKGQGKTISGKSMPTVALIPTDVTNYRVTITARTDYNQVVAIWRSVESAKDIEEIAGAGEPMRRIRHIYPTQESAAKAAKAKLEAFQRGKQSLSVSLPGRPELRAECRLSLSGFRDGVNGLWSVTRATHKLGSGGYVTSVEGERV; via the coding sequence ATGGGATTAACTCACAAGCCAGCATACAGAGTTGAAGCGGACGGAAGCGACATAACCGAAGCTATTCGGGAAAATTTAATTTCTTTGACTATAACTGATGAAGCTGGCGTAAAATCTGATTCTTTGTCTATTTCCCTGCACGATAAAGGGTACAGGCTACCGAAAGCAGGTGGACAGCTTAAAGTATGGCTTGGTTACGGAGAAGCGGCAACATATATGGGGCTGTTTGTTTCGGACGAAATTACGCTTTCAGGTCCGCCGGATAAAATGTGCATTAAGGCGGCGGGCGCACCGCAGGAAAAGAGCAAGGCGTATTATCATCTTCAGACACAGAAAACACGTTCATGGCTACCGCAAACGATAGGCGCATTAGTGGCAACGGTAAGTGCTGACCACGGACTTGACCCTGCCGTTGCTTCTGATTTGTCCGGCGTAGGTTTACCGCATATCGACCAGATAAACGAATCTGACATGCATCTATTAACCCGCATAGCCAAAGATCACGACGCAATAGCCAAGGCTAACGGGGGCAAGCTTGTATTTGCTCACAAGGGGCAGGGTAAAACTATTTCCGGCAAATCAATGCCTACCGTGGCCCTGATCCCCACAGACGTTACAAATTACCGTGTAACTATCACCGCCAGAACTGACTATAATCAGGTCGTTGCTATCTGGCGTTCTGTAGAATCTGCAAAGGATATTGAAGAGATTGCAGGAGCAGGGGAACCCATGCGTCGCATTCGGCATATTTACCCCACGCAGGAGTCAGCGGCAAAAGCGGCAAAGGCTAAACTAGAGGCTTTCCAAAGGGGTAAGCAAAGCCTTTCCGTAAGCCTTCCGGGAAGGCCAGAGCTAAGGGCAGAATGTAGGCTTTCGCTTTCCGGTTTTCGTGATGGGGTTAATGGTCTTTGGAGTGTTACCCGTGCGACTCATAAGTTGGGGAGTGGGGGGTATGTTACTAGTGTTGAGGGGGAGAGGGTGTGA
- a CDS encoding tail protein X, which yields MIYRTKDGDLLDRICFKYYGRESAVATVLEANPGLADKGPVFDAGIEIDLPELATPEKDQGISLWD from the coding sequence ATGATTTACAGAACTAAAGACGGCGATTTGTTAGATAGAATTTGCTTTAAATATTACGGGCGTGAATCTGCCGTTGCCACTGTGCTTGAAGCTAATCCCGGCCTTGCTGATAAAGGTCCGGTTTTTGATGCTGGTATTGAAATTGACTTGCCGGAACTGGCTACACCGGAAAAAGATCAAGGCATAAGTTTATGGGATTAA
- a CDS encoding phage tail protein yields MAMLKLGEFLFSVDTAAYQTLQRSTAQRWGKINRIGKRAAMQDLGPGDDSITLPGVIYPHYKGGLGQIDKMRAMQAKGDPLMLVDGLGNVHDEWVILSVGEKDSVFFKDGVARKQEFTLKIQRYEE; encoded by the coding sequence ATGGCAATGCTGAAACTAGGTGAATTTCTTTTTAGTGTTGATACAGCCGCATACCAGACCTTGCAACGTTCAACGGCTCAAAGGTGGGGTAAAATTAATAGGATAGGTAAACGAGCCGCTATGCAGGATTTGGGGCCGGGGGATGATTCAATAACATTGCCCGGTGTTATCTATCCTCATTACAAAGGCGGTTTAGGACAGATTGATAAAATGCGGGCAATGCAAGCGAAGGGCGACCCGCTGATGCTGGTAGATGGGCTTGGCAATGTCCATGATGAATGGGTGATTCTTTCCGTTGGTGAAAAGGACAGCGTGTTTTTTAAAGATGGTGTTGCCCGTAAGCAAGAATTTACACTTAAAATTCAGCGGTACGAAGAATGA
- a CDS encoding phage tail tape measure protein, whose translation MANKKFSAVVEIGGAVKESFRSSIKVLGGDLSGVGDAVRNTKDKLDMLEKYDPQAVGKLGKEYDELKRNAAKLRKEHEATLKPSKKMTAELARADAAAEKAGRAYNAGREKLNDMGAALQKAGVKTSNLTGEHIRLSAELSKAKRNMDSLNRAVEAGSRMKSQIGDAARIGVGVAAGIGVVGAAVTMTNKATGEQVALARSLNMSADSLQAWGGVAKEAGFEIDNVGDLVEEMNNKLGESAGLEETTPVKESLEMLGLSFEELRDMKPEEQFREIAKAIKDMPDQQAAVSAADMLFGGEANKFFGYLRSRKEGIDEILDQQMRLNVLSDEGRAGAAAYNTAFSHLTTVVGSVTSEFFGLIGGAIAPLVDEYGPKLADWVTSNKKDLIGIGDAVKDSIPGFLAFGRGVYTVVSTIGSAVSTVASFVGGFDNLAIAIGFAFGAKAALGIGRFATNLFTVGKAIVPIVSTYFPAVVTGIRAIGAAVMANPIGLAVTAVIGAAVLVWKYWDPICDFFGNFGSMIGNAVSDGFDFIKSVFMNFTPLGLVIQHWSPIKAWVGDLFGWIGDKAAAVFGGIGSAISSVAGFFGFGDDEEKDQTVIVGKAVAKAIPVATARAETITEAMPVEARSVQASSSTSSNKYTITINAAPGQSAEEIADEVMRRIEENNHDNARLALHD comes from the coding sequence GTGGCAAATAAAAAGTTTTCCGCAGTTGTTGAGATAGGCGGAGCCGTGAAAGAATCCTTCCGCTCAAGTATTAAAGTCTTGGGCGGTGATCTTTCCGGAGTTGGTGATGCTGTTCGCAACACTAAAGATAAACTTGATATGCTTGAAAAGTACGATCCTCAAGCTGTTGGTAAACTCGGCAAAGAGTATGACGAACTTAAGCGCAATGCCGCTAAGCTTCGCAAAGAGCATGAAGCAACCTTAAAGCCTTCTAAAAAAATGACTGCGGAGCTGGCCCGTGCGGATGCCGCCGCAGAGAAAGCCGGACGGGCTTATAATGCAGGTCGTGAAAAGCTAAACGATATGGGCGCGGCCTTGCAAAAGGCGGGGGTAAAAACCTCTAATCTTACGGGCGAGCATATTCGCTTGTCTGCTGAACTGAGCAAAGCCAAGCGCAATATGGATAGCCTGAACCGTGCGGTTGAAGCTGGCAGCAGAATGAAAAGCCAGATAGGTGACGCGGCCCGTATCGGGGTTGGTGTTGCTGCTGGAATTGGTGTTGTTGGCGCGGCTGTCACTATGACAAATAAGGCCACGGGTGAACAAGTGGCCCTCGCCCGATCACTGAATATGTCTGCGGACAGTCTTCAGGCGTGGGGCGGAGTTGCCAAAGAAGCCGGGTTTGAAATCGACAATGTGGGCGACCTTGTTGAAGAAATGAATAACAAGCTCGGTGAAAGTGCCGGGCTTGAAGAAACAACACCTGTAAAAGAATCACTTGAAATGCTCGGTCTGTCTTTTGAAGAGCTTAGAGATATGAAACCGGAAGAACAGTTCCGGGAAATAGCAAAAGCCATCAAAGATATGCCTGATCAGCAGGCGGCTGTTTCCGCCGCTGATATGCTGTTCGGCGGTGAAGCTAATAAATTTTTTGGTTATCTTCGATCACGTAAAGAGGGCATTGATGAAATTCTAGATCAGCAAATGCGGCTAAATGTTCTTTCTGACGAAGGGCGGGCAGGTGCGGCGGCGTATAATACGGCCTTTTCACATCTCACTACCGTTGTCGGGTCTGTTACTTCTGAATTTTTTGGTTTGATAGGTGGTGCAATTGCTCCGCTGGTTGATGAATACGGTCCAAAGCTTGCCGATTGGGTTACAAGTAACAAAAAAGATTTGATCGGCATAGGGGATGCCGTCAAGGATTCAATACCGGGCTTTCTGGCATTTGGGCGCGGAGTTTATACCGTTGTTTCAACAATAGGTAGTGCGGTTTCGACGGTAGCCTCATTTGTTGGCGGTTTTGATAATCTCGCTATTGCTATCGGGTTTGCTTTTGGAGCCAAAGCCGCATTGGGTATTGGACGCTTTGCAACTAATCTTTTCACTGTGGGCAAGGCTATTGTCCCGATTGTTTCAACTTATTTTCCGGCGGTTGTTACGGGCATTCGTGCAATAGGTGCGGCAGTAATGGCAAACCCTATTGGGCTGGCTGTTACTGCGGTAATCGGCGCGGCTGTGCTTGTCTGGAAATATTGGGACCCGATTTGCGACTTTTTCGGCAACTTTGGTTCAATGATTGGCAATGCTGTTTCCGACGGATTCGACTTTATTAAATCTGTCTTTATGAACTTTACCCCGTTGGGGCTTGTCATTCAGCATTGGTCGCCAATCAAGGCTTGGGTTGGCGATTTATTCGGCTGGATTGGTGACAAAGCCGCCGCTGTTTTTGGCGGGATAGGTTCGGCAATTTCTTCTGTAGCTGGTTTTTTTGGGTTTGGTGATGATGAAGAAAAGGATCAAACGGTTATAGTTGGTAAGGCCGTTGCTAAAGCTATCCCTGTTGCGACGGCCCGTGCTGAAACAATAACCGAGGCAATGCCTGTTGAAGCACGTTCAGTACAAGCCAGTTCTTCAACATCATCTAATAAATATACTATTACTATTAATGCCGCACCGGGGCAGTCTGCCGAAGAAATAGCGGATGAAGTTATGCGGAGAATTGAAGAAAATAATCACGATAATGCACGCCTTGCCCTGCATGATTAG
- a CDS encoding phage tail assembly protein, which yields MSEIKLEYPVEVGGVPLDKINMRRPKVKDQLVAKKSSKSQDEIEVQLFANLCEVAPAVIENMDMKDYSKLQKEYRSFLS from the coding sequence ATGAGTGAAATTAAACTTGAATATCCGGTTGAGGTTGGCGGGGTTCCGCTAGATAAAATTAATATGCGTCGCCCTAAAGTTAAGGATCAGCTTGTCGCTAAAAAATCCAGCAAGTCGCAGGATGAAATTGAAGTACAGCTTTTTGCCAATCTTTGCGAAGTTGCTCCGGCAGTGATCGAAAATATGGACATGAAAGATTATTCAAAGCTTCAAAAAGAGTACCGCAGTTTTTTATCCTAG
- a CDS encoding phage major tail tube protein, which translates to MPVADYILKNFSISVDGKGYAGNAEEFKPPKLGVKTDDHRAGGMDGPIAIDMGMEGLETSFVLTGHFPEVLSLWGVAVGEKTQLTARGALESWDGSVKPVVINMRGTVTSIEDGSWKAGEKNNQTFTMKLEYYKREQDGTILHEIDIPNMKRAINGKDRLEEIRNAIKV; encoded by the coding sequence ATGCCAGTTGCAGATTATATTCTGAAAAATTTCTCTATTTCGGTTGATGGTAAAGGTTATGCCGGAAACGCTGAAGAGTTTAAGCCCCCAAAATTGGGGGTTAAAACAGATGATCACCGTGCCGGGGGTATGGATGGTCCAATAGCAATTGATATGGGCATGGAAGGCCTTGAAACATCATTTGTTTTGACCGGGCATTTCCCTGAAGTTTTAAGCTTATGGGGTGTTGCCGTTGGTGAAAAAACACAGCTCACCGCGCGGGGCGCGCTGGAATCTTGGGACGGTTCTGTAAAGCCCGTTGTTATCAATATGCGTGGGACCGTAACATCTATTGAAGATGGGTCTTGGAAAGCTGGCGAAAAGAATAATCAAACATTTACCATGAAGCTTGAATATTACAAACGGGAACAGGACGGCACAATCCTGCATGAAATTGATATCCCGAACATGAAGCGCGCTATTAACGGTAAAGACCGTCTTGAAGAAATTCGCAACGCAATAAAAGTATAA
- a CDS encoding phage tail sheath C-terminal domain-containing protein, protein MPETFLHGVEVIEIDDGPRTIRTVRSSVIGIIGTAPDADEAVFPLNKPVMIAGNRTEAAKLDTVGNGAGTLPNALDAIFDQIGAVVVVIRVEEGANDAETMTNVIGGVDPINGNYLGVQALLGSKSALGFTPRILLAPGFTHQQEEDSEHPGIFFKNPVVAELEGIAPRLRATILVDGPNTNDADAISMENDLGGRCYVVDPWVKVYRNGVYVNEPPSARVAGLIAKIDNDKGFWWSPSNQEIMGISGTARPVDFALGDANCRANLLNEKNVTTIINEDGFRLWGNRTCSSDAKWAFLSVRRTADMINESLLQAHLWAVDRNITKTYMEDVTEGVNNYLRSLVNQGAILGGTCWADPELNSPDQIAAGKVYFDFDFTPPAPAEHVTFRSRMVNDYFEEIF, encoded by the coding sequence ATGCCTGAAACTTTTTTACACGGCGTTGAGGTTATCGAAATTGACGATGGCCCGCGCACTATTCGGACTGTCCGGTCTTCGGTAATCGGCATTATAGGCACGGCCCCTGATGCTGATGAAGCCGTTTTCCCGCTTAATAAACCTGTTATGATTGCAGGTAATCGTACTGAGGCCGCAAAACTTGATACAGTGGGTAACGGAGCAGGTACTTTGCCCAATGCGCTTGATGCAATCTTTGACCAGATCGGGGCCGTGGTGGTTGTGATCCGCGTTGAAGAAGGCGCAAACGATGCCGAAACCATGACGAATGTAATCGGCGGAGTTGATCCGATAAACGGCAATTACTTAGGCGTTCAAGCCTTGCTTGGTTCAAAGTCCGCTTTAGGCTTTACCCCTCGCATTCTACTTGCGCCGGGCTTTACCCACCAGCAAGAAGAGGATTCCGAACATCCTGGTATTTTCTTTAAGAATCCGGTTGTTGCAGAACTTGAAGGAATAGCACCGCGTCTACGGGCTACTATCCTTGTTGATGGTCCCAACACTAACGATGCTGATGCAATCAGCATGGAAAATGACCTTGGCGGACGCTGTTACGTCGTTGACCCGTGGGTAAAAGTTTATCGCAACGGGGTTTATGTAAATGAACCGCCATCCGCGCGCGTTGCAGGGCTGATTGCCAAGATTGATAATGATAAAGGGTTTTGGTGGTCGCCATCTAATCAGGAAATTATGGGTATTTCCGGCACGGCCCGCCCTGTTGATTTTGCGCTTGGCGATGCAAATTGCCGCGCCAACCTGCTTAATGAAAAGAATGTAACCACTATCATTAATGAAGACGGATTCAGGCTTTGGGGCAACCGGACTTGTTCATCGGATGCTAAATGGGCTTTCCTTTCTGTTCGCCGTACTGCGGACATGATTAATGAATCCCTGCTTCAAGCTCACCTTTGGGCCGTGGATCGCAACATAACCAAAACATACATGGAAGATGTAACCGAGGGCGTTAATAACTATCTTCGTTCTCTGGTTAATCAAGGCGCAATACTTGGCGGCACTTGTTGGGCTGATCCAGAACTTAATTCACCGGATCAGATTGCGGCAGGTAAGGTATATTTTGACTTTGACTTTACCCCGCCAGCACCCGCCGAACACGTAACTTTCCGTAGTCGTATGGTTAACGATTACTTTGAGGAGATTTTCTAA
- a CDS encoding phage tail protein I, protein MADLLPINATKQERDLSNSVARIENIPVDIRDLWNPDKCPVVFLPWLAWSLSVDLWKDSWPEETKRAVIKASIEIHSHKGTPWAVEKYMEAIGISAEVLEWFEYNGDPYKFKVRTGIGASETAYLDMLEAVAVSKNTRSHLDSVVFHSTLESPAFTGGAVRSGSVQHIPVHFNVSSEPSRFYLGAGVRQADIIHINLPDTELSVEPLGLFFGGAVQVTDIITIGGTNA, encoded by the coding sequence ATGGCTGACCTTTTACCTATTAACGCAACCAAGCAAGAGCGTGATTTATCAAATTCTGTTGCACGGATTGAAAACATTCCGGTTGATATCCGCGACTTGTGGAACCCTGATAAATGTCCGGTTGTTTTTCTGCCGTGGCTGGCGTGGTCGCTTTCCGTGGACCTTTGGAAAGACTCATGGCCCGAAGAAACAAAGCGCGCGGTTATTAAGGCAAGTATAGAAATTCATAGCCATAAGGGTACGCCTTGGGCCGTTGAAAAATACATGGAAGCAATAGGCATATCTGCCGAAGTGCTTGAATGGTTTGAATACAACGGCGATCCGTACAAGTTCAAGGTTCGTACCGGAATAGGCGCGAGTGAAACCGCTTATCTGGATATGCTTGAAGCTGTAGCTGTTTCTAAAAATACCCGTTCACACCTTGATTCTGTGGTTTTCCATTCCACACTTGAAAGCCCTGCATTTACTGGCGGGGCTGTTCGCTCCGGCTCAGTTCAGCATATCCCTGTTCACTTTAATGTTTCGTCTGAACCTTCCCGTTTCTATTTAGGCGCAGGAGTCAGACAAGCGGATATTATTCACATAAATTTACCTGATACGGAGCTTTCCGTTGAACCCTTGGGGCTGTTTTTTGGCGGAGCCGTACAGGTGACGGATATAATTACTATAGGAGGCACGAATGCCTAA
- a CDS encoding baseplate assembly protein, whose amino-acid sequence MNGFTSIDMSKVPAPDVVETLDYEAILADILADLRARDAEYSALVESDPAYKILEVAAYRELNLRQRVNDATRAVMVAYALGNDLDNLAALAPVERKIIDAGDSEARPVIPPTYESDEEFRKRTQMAPEGFSVAGPDGAYVFHALKVPAVRDASALSSVPGEVEVYVLGRVGDGTPNAETLIAVNDVINGREVRPLTDHVTVKPAEIVNFEVNAKLFIQPGPAPSSVIDSARSAVTKYVSERHTLGSTVPLSGIYAALHVEGVAKVELASPVTDLAMQLNQAAFCTAFVVEEG is encoded by the coding sequence ATGAATGGTTTTACATCCATTGATATGTCCAAGGTTCCGGCCCCTGATGTTGTCGAGACGCTTGATTATGAAGCAATCCTCGCTGATATATTAGCAGACCTTCGCGCGCGTGATGCTGAGTATTCCGCGCTTGTTGAATCTGATCCTGCCTATAAAATTTTAGAGGTTGCCGCATACCGTGAACTCAATTTGCGCCAGCGCGTTAATGATGCCACCCGCGCGGTCATGGTTGCGTATGCTTTGGGTAATGACCTTGATAATTTGGCGGCACTTGCTCCGGTTGAGCGTAAAATAATTGATGCTGGCGACTCTGAAGCGCGTCCGGTTATCCCGCCTACTTATGAATCAGATGAAGAATTTCGCAAGCGTACTCAAATGGCCCCGGAAGGGTTTTCCGTTGCCGGCCCTGATGGAGCGTATGTTTTCCATGCCTTAAAAGTTCCCGCTGTACGTGATGCCTCGGCTTTAAGTTCTGTGCCGGGGGAAGTTGAGGTTTATGTTTTGGGTCGCGTGGGCGACGGAACCCCGAATGCGGAAACTCTTATAGCTGTAAATGATGTAATCAACGGACGCGAAGTCAGACCCTTAACAGATCATGTGACTGTAAAACCTGCTGAAATTGTAAATTTTGAAGTTAACGCAAAACTTTTTATTCAGCCCGGCCCGGCTCCTTCATCCGTAATTGATTCCGCCCGCTCCGCTGTAACTAAATATGTAAGTGAACGGCATACATTAGGCTCAACTGTTCCGCTTTCCGGTATTTATGCCGCTTTGCATGTTGAAGGCGTGGCAAAAGTTGAACTTGCTTCTCCGGTTACGGATTTGGCTATGCAGCTAAATCAAGCCGCTTTTTGTACTGCGTTTGTAGTGGAGGAAGGCTAA
- a CDS encoding GPW/gp25 family protein gives MKGVCASTGKHLDGIAHLRQSITDILTTPIGSRIMRREYGSRLFQLVDRPYSADLLVEYYSAVAEALQKWEPRFKLTKVAAADFKANGQIIIDLVGKYLPEGKEITLDGIVIS, from the coding sequence ATGAAAGGTGTATGCGCCAGTACAGGCAAACATTTAGACGGTATTGCACATCTTAGGCAGTCCATTACGGATATTCTTACAACTCCAATCGGCTCAAGAATTATGCGCCGTGAGTATGGCAGTCGCTTATTTCAACTGGTTGATAGGCCGTATAGTGCTGACCTGCTTGTTGAATATTATTCTGCCGTTGCCGAAGCCCTCCAAAAATGGGAGCCGCGCTTTAAACTTACCAAAGTTGCCGCCGCTGACTTCAAGGCTAATGGACAAATTATTATTGATTTGGTGGGCAAGTATCTGCCGGAAGGAAAGGAAATAACCTTAGACGGGATTGTAATATCATGA